In Primulina eburnea isolate SZY01 chromosome 3, ASM2296580v1, whole genome shotgun sequence, one DNA window encodes the following:
- the LOC140827234 gene encoding uncharacterized protein, translated as MTVEEVETEGSKVDVEVEQPPVFKPILPYPQRFKKKKLDEQFAKFLEIFKKIHINIPFADALEQMPNYAKFIKDVMSKKRKLHEFETVKLTEECSAILQRKLPQKLKDPGSFTIPCVIGGSRINKALCDLGANINLMPFSIYRTLELGEVKPSTITLQLADRSLTYPRGIVEDVLVKVEKFIFPADFVILDMEEDQDTPLIFGRPFLATGKALIDVHKGELTLRVGGEEVMFNIYNTIKEPNEVSTCNSIDVIDSCISHVGAGRLTKDSLERCLLESASILDEDDWDVQEELLVLDTLPKEKIDVHNVELLEDANIANFLAAGELPSDLTYHQKKKFLHDAKFYLWDDPFLFKRCADQIIRRCVAEEEAGIILEKCHSSPYGGHFGASRTSAKYDVKHRVTLAYHPQANGQAEISNREIKQILEKTVKTNRKNWATKLDDALVFGKACHLPLELEHKAFWAIKKLNFDMGASGEQRMLQLNEMEEFRNEAYENAKIYKERPRDGTTSKFFDETLNQGNRWSGPFTVETVYPHGAIELKCKNGETFKVNGQRVKHYFGNEVRHMDNIPLREPKTEYLRRKYFDETGVPLQSHVHCTYA; from the exons ATgactgttgaagaagttgaaactgagggatccaaagttgatgttgaagttgaacaacctccggtaTTCAAGCCAATTCTTCCATATCCGcagaggttcaaaaagaagaaattggatgagcaatttgccaaatttttggaaattttcaagaagattcacatcaacattccatttgctgatgcgttagaacaaatgccaaactatgcaaagttcatcaaagatgtgatgtcaaagaagaggaagttgcatgagtttgagacagtgaagttgacagaagagtgtagcgccatacttcaaaggaaactaccacagaaactcaaagatccagggagttttactattccttgtgttattggtggttctagaataaataaagctttatgtgatttaggtgccaatattaatttaatgcctttttctatttacaggactttagagcttggcgaggtgaagcctagcactattaccctgcagctggcggatagatcacttacatatccacggggtatagtggaggatgttctggtaaaggtagaaaaatttatatttcctgctgattttgtcattttagatatggaagaagatcaggacactccacttatctttggaaggccattcttggccactggaaaagctttgattgatgtgcacaagggtgagcttacattgagagtaggtggagaagaagtcatgttcaacatctacaacacaatcaaagaaccaaatgaggtaagtacttgtaatagtattgatgtaattgattcatgtatatctcatgttggtgcaggtagattgacgaaagattctttggagagatgcttgttggaatcGGCGTCTATACTagatgaagatgattgggacgTGCAAGAGGAGTTACTTGTTCTCGATACATTGCCTAAAGAAAAGATTGATGTGCATAACGTAGAActacttgaagatgcaa ATATAGCTAATTTCCTTGCTGCAGGAGAATTGCCTTCAGATTTAACgtatcatcaaaagaagaaatttcttcatgatgcCAAGTTTTACCTGTGGGACGATCCGTTCTTGTTCAAGAGATGCGCTGATCAAATAATCAGACGATGTGTAGCTGAGGAAGAAGCGGGTATTATTTTAGAGAAGTGTCATTCCTCACCCTACGGTGGACACTTTGGGGCATCTAGAACATCAGCTAAG TATGATGTGAAGCACAGGGTGACACTGGCATACCACCCGCAGGCTAATGGGCAAGCAGAGATATCCAaccgggagataaagcaaatattagaaaagacagTGAAGACAAACCGGAAGAATTGGGCGACCAAGCTAGATGACGC gttggtctttggGAAAGCTTGTCATTTACCTTTGGAACTGGAGCACAAGGCATTTTGGGCTATCAAAAAGCTCAATTTTGATATGGGAGCATCGGGCGAGCAACGAATGTTGCAGTTGAATGAGATGGAAGAATTCAGGAATGAAGCATATGAGAATGCAAAGATATACAAAGAAAGACCAAGAGATGGCACGACAAGCAAATTTTTCGACGAGACTTTGAACCAGGGCAACAG ATGGTCTGGCCCATTCACAGTAGAAACAGTGTACCCACATGGTGCAATTGAACTAAAATGCAAAAATGGCGAGACATTCAAAGTCAATGGTCAGAGGGTCAAGCATTACTTTGGCAATGAAGTGCGACACATGGACAACATCCCACTGCGAGAACCAAA GACTGAAtatttgagaagaaaatattttgatgaaACAGGAGTGCCCCTACAGTCTCATGTGCACTGCACATATGCTTGA